One Papaver somniferum cultivar HN1 unplaced genomic scaffold, ASM357369v1 unplaced-scaffold_76, whole genome shotgun sequence genomic window, TTTGTGGAGTTTCTTTGAAATGCAACATATTCTCGTTCTATCATTCCTTACATCATCAGGGTGGGATGCAACATCCTTATTCACAGAATTTCTATCTAAGCCTCATTCCATCTAGGTCTCAGATATCTTCTACTGATACAAATACTAACCAAAGTCATGTTCACAGTTCTGGTTCTAGAGTGACTAGTAACCTTTAAATGTGCCACTTTCCTCTCAGTACTTTTAAGACATGATATGAAAAGTCAGTTAATATATTGATCCTGCTAAAAAATTTAACATTGTTTATTCTTGTTGGGTCACCAGCTTTGGTGCAGGATTCCTTGGTTCTTTAATATACGTACGCATGCTTGGGAACAGTGTGGAAGGCTTGGCAGATGGAGCTAGAGGGGCTATCAAGTAAAGTTCCTTTCTCTTTTAACCATTCTCATATTGCTTAATATCTCTATTGCACAAAACCGGTATATTATTTTGTGACTTGTATTATTGAGCGCCCAAGTATGGATACTTTATTTGTTCTTTCTATATGATTATGATTCAATCGATGGAGTTGGATGTAGAGCTTTCATAACATTTATTCTATCGTTTTATTAAGCTACAGCTTGTATTTCTGCGAAGATACTTTTTTTCCTTTCATATGTAAAATTAGATACTGTCGATCACCTGCTATTGGTTATTGTGCAGTAGTTGGATTAGACACACCATCTAACTCGTGATTCATGGTACAAGTACATGCTAGTGGTCGTCATACTTGATATGGAAAAGTGGAATGATTTTCAAGAGTACTGACAATGTTAATATGCAGGGGAGCTATTGGGCAACCAAGATTGTTGGTTCCTGTCGCACTAGTTATGATCTTTAACCGTTGGAACGGGTTAGTACATTGATCGAGTTACCTCTTGTCCAGTTTCAGAGTATGATCATTCTTTTCCTTTTGGGTcacaatttttgaattttataccTTAAATTGTCCTGTCTGTGCGCAGGATCCTTGCACCAGAATATGGACTTATGAACTTACAGCTTATACCgatgcttttagggtttttcaccTACAAGCTTGCTACTTTTACCCAAGCTATCGAGGAGGCTATAAGACCTTTGGCTGCATCTGAAAAGAAGACAGAAGACTAAGACACTTGAGTCGTTGTCCATATAAAGTTGGCTTCTGCAATAATTCCTAACTATATCTCTGGAAGAGGTAAGTAATCCTTCAATATTACCTTGGTCATATTTCACTCCAAATGACAATGCCTAATTTGTTTAGAATTTGATCCAGATCCTGTttccaaattgttgttggttTTCAGCAGTTCGCTAGTAAAAAGTTAAAAGAGAATCCCCTGATGACCTTGACTTCTGGGAGGAGAATGTAAAACATGATATATCGCAAAGCATCGAGGGTGTCTACTCCCAGTGCTTGATTACTGTAAGCATCTTAACTGTTGCAAAAATGTATGAATACACAGAGAGTTGACCAGAATCCTAGTTGTATCCTATAGTGAATGTAATTTGTTGTAGAAACTTTGAGTAAAATAATGTCAATCCTTTTGGTCTTATCAACTTGGAAACTTGACTCAGCTTTCTTCTTCCAGTAATCAACTTTTTAAACATCTGAAGAGAAAAATACAATAAAGAAAGAACATTAGTTGAGTTAAAATATTAAGATTATTGTTCAAGTCTAAAACCCCTCATAAATATACTGCAAGTAGATTTAGTTGTTAACTGAAAATTAAAAGCTGTTTCTGTAAGAAAAGCAAAATTTAGAAATTTAAGCTATTATAATCTCAAGCAGTCTTTCAGCACAGGTCTAATGGACAACTAATGCTACTGGATAGGCAAGAGCCTGGTCCCCTGGGCAGACCCTCCACACTAGACCTGCAGCTCGAATAGTATATTTTTTGGCCCAAAAACCAGAAGCTGATTGTTGAAGTTTGAACAACAACCTATTGCCAACCCATCAATTCTCTCATTTTTATTCCTTGCTAAATAAAAATTGTGTACAATTATTGATGTTTGATTAGCTTAGTcaattaattattttcttaatcaaaACATATCTTATTGTTAATAGTTTATAAGATTTAGTTTCAAATTTTAAAGAATAGTAAACTCCATAATCATCATCTTTGTCTCCATCTCTTAATAATATACCTTGTTTTGGACTTGAACAAATTAACCCTTTTCTCACAGGTATGCAGGCCAAATCTCATTGGTAGTACTGCAGCAGAGACTTCTATTGACAAATTCATACCTTTTCACCTAAATTTCATGATGCTCCAAAGAAAATCCCAAATTAGGACTCATAAATCATCTTTGTCCTCATCTTCGAAACCATATTCTGGACTAACCATTTTCTTGTAAGTGTCAAACAGTAGAGTTGATCAGACACTTGGTGGTCGTACTCTGGAGcttattttccttttatttttctagCTATTTCGGCTTGTAGGTAGTAGACCTCATGGTTTTTCCGAAAAAGAAGCTAACCCTTTTCTCATAGGTATTCAATCAACAAATAAATTTTATGATGCTCCATAGAAAATTCCAAATGAGGACTGATACATCATCCTTGTCATATCGTCTATATCAagtgaaaatatatatatatatattcaaaccACTTTAATTTCATCGATTTGAGGTCTTGGTTTTGACCTTTTTAGAACCTTCAACTTAATTACACTGAAGTCTCCTTAACATTTTAACAACTTTATCTCTACAACTTGGACTAGTAGTAATATTGATTTACTGGATCATTAACAAACTTGAAGAAGAGATTAAGACCATAATTAACATCGCTTAGAACATAACTAACGGTTACATTAGAAAAAAGAACATTTCTGATTAAGCATAAGAACAATCTTCTTCTGTATGTACATAGAACACTAACAAATTTCTCAACTtgcaaaaatcaaaaacatacagATTAAACGAAAACAACTAGAAGaggttaattaattaattaacatATTTGTCCGGTAGGATTCGTGTTACGTCGCTTCCCCGGAAAAACATGCTGAAAAGCACCACCACTGTCTCTAGAAACGGTGGTCATATGCTGCCACTGTTGAACCATCCCATGTATATCCAATTCTCCTACACCAGAAGCATCAAATATACAATGATCATGACCAGTTGATGAGAACCCAGACGGTTTCGCTTTGCGACGTCCGGCACCCACCGGAACGTTTCTTAAGGTACCACCAGCGGTCCAGTACCGTTGACAACCTTTACAAAAGTGTCTTGGCTGATTAACGTTATAGTTATTGAAGTAACAGAACTTTGTTTCCATGCTTTTACATCTTGGACATGGTATAATCTTCTCTGATATTTTTCTTTCTGCTGGAACTTCtccagatgatgatgttgttgatgaggatggtgatgaagatgaagatgacttAATGATTTCTTCAGCTTCTTTTTTCACTACTGCTGCCTGTACTTGTTTGGTGGTTTCTAAAGGAATTGTTGTTCCAAAGAGTTTGAATCCTGTTGTTGTTGGTTGCCTACTGATATTATTATCTACTTGAGCCATTATACCAGAGATCTGGATAGAGAAGAGAGAAGGGATTAGTAGTTGCAGTGTTTGAGGTTGGAAGAAGAGAGACCAGGGAATGATTATATAAATACTACTACTATTAGGGAGTGAGAGTTACATGATCAAAACCCATGTAACAGCCATcaagaagaacaaaccaaccTAAAGGAAATAGTATACAAAAAGGGTGGGTGTT contains:
- the LOC113344455 gene encoding cyclic dof factor 4-like, whose protein sequence is MAQVDNNISRQPTTTGFKLFGTTIPLETTKQVQAAVVKKEAEEIIKSSSSSSPSSSTTSSSGEVPAERKISEKIIPCPRCKSMETKFCYFNNYNVNQPRHFCKGCQRYWTAGGTLRNVPVGAGRRKAKPSGFSSTGHDHCIFDASGVGELDIHGMVQQWQHMTTVSRDSGGAFQHVFPGKRRNTNPTGQIC